The bacterium genome contains the following window.
TCTTCGTCTTCACGTCCGTCCCGCCGCAGAAGTTCACCAGCTGCAGCTCCACCGTGCGCATCCCGCCATCGGCGCAGTCGCGCTCGTAGGTGATCACGCACTCCTGGAAGCCCTGGAAGATAATCGTCGAAATCTCCTGGTAAATCGCCGCCAGCTGACCCGCGTTCGGCGTCTGGTAGTAGCGCCCGCCTGTCAGCAGCGCGATCATCTCGAGCTCGGTCGCGTTGATCGACGTTCCCAGGCCGATCGTAAACACGCGGATACGGTTGCGGTTGGCCAGCGAGATAATCTCCGCCGGTGTGCGTGTCGATGAGTTGTCCCCACCGTCGGTCATCACGATCACCGCACGGCACTGGTTGACGCCGTTGTTGATCAGCTCGATGATACCGGCATAACAGCCGTCCCAGACGGCCGTGCCGCCCCCGGCCGGAAGGCCGTCGACCGCCGAGTACAGCAACGGTTTGAGCGTGGTCATCTGCTGGGCGATGTTCACTGCCGTGTTGAACCAGATGATCGTCGCCTCATCGAGCACGCCGTCCATCAGATCCACAAACGCACGGCCCGCGGCTTTTGCACCCGCGTTCCCCGCCCCGCTCATCGAGCCCGAGGCATCGAATACCAGGGCGACCGAAATCGCGCAGCGCACCGTCGGATCGGGACACCACAGCGTGAAGTCCTTGACCTCAACGCCGTTTTCGAAAATCTTGAAATCCTGCTTTGCCATGTTGTAAGCAGGATTGCCGTTACAGCCGACCGAGAAATACAGCTCGATCGTCGGCCAGTTCACCGTGATGCGCTTGAAGTTCAGGTTCGGCTGCGCTTCTGCGGTCTGCGAGAGACCGAAGAAAGCGGCAAGCAGAATAATGAAGCTCCATGAACGCATGGTACGTACAGCAGTGACCATTGTATTCATTGCATACCTCGTGCTGGGAAAAATCTATTCTTAACTCTTCGTGTCGTTATTCAATGACTGTCAGCTCAACACGACGGTTGCGCTGGCGGCCCTGTGGTGTCTCATTATCGTCAATAGGCTGCGACTCACCATAGCCCTTGCTGATGATGATATCTTCCGGCACACCGTTTTCAACCAGATAGGTCTTGACGGCGGCTGCCCGGCGTTCGGAGAGATCCAGATTGTATTCTTCCGTGCCAAGTGCATCGGTGTGCGCAGAGATTTCAAAGCGACGTCCCGGGTTCTGCAGAATGAAGCGGATTGCGCGCTCGAGTTCGGGCTTGGATTCGGGACGCAGGGTCGCCTTGTCAAAGTCGAAGAGCACGGTCAGGTTCGTTTTCGGCGGAACCGTGATGATGGGCGGTATGGGTTCGAGTGCAATATTCTTTTCGAGTCGACGGTATGTGGTCAGTTCAGGAACTTCAAACACTTCCGATTTGAAGATGTAACCCTTCTGCTCCGCACTGATACGATACTCGCGACCGGCGGGAACGATGAACTGATACTGGCCGCTTTCGAGGCTCTGGAATTTGTTGATGATCTCGCCCGTGCCGTAATCCTCAATGGTGATCGGTGTGGATGCCAGCGGCTGACCGGTTTCAATGTCGGTCACCACACCGAAGATGTTCACGACGGCGTCAGGCGGGAAGGGCGGATCGAGAAGCAGATACAGATCGAATTCCCCGTAGCCACCCGGACGATTTGACGCGAAGTACAGGGTGTCACCGGAAAGGGTTGAGGAAATGAACACGTCATCGTTCACGGAATTGATCGGGTATCCGAGATTCATCGGACGGGACCAGCGGCTGCCCTGGTTGCGTGTGACGTACAGGTCCATACCACCGGCTGCCTTGGAATTCTCGCCGTCGGGGAAACCGTCGGAAGAGTAATAAAGGGTGCGGCCGTCGAAGGCGATAGAGGGTGTGCGCTCCTCGCCCTTGGTATTGACATCCGGCCCGAGATTTACCGGGCGTCCCCAGGTTCCGTCGAGCTGACGGCGGGACATCCAGAGATCCGTGCCACCGTAGCCGCCCGGACGATCCGAGGCGAAGTACAGCGTGCGTCCGTCCGGCGCGATGGAAGGCTGGGATTCCCAGTACGTCGTGTTGATCTGATCAAAGTTGTCCACGACAGGCTCCATGCGAAGGTCCTTGCCTTCGGGATTGTCGAGATTGCGGGCAGAGGACCACTCGGTGCCGCGGTCATTCCATTCCGCCATGTAGATGTCGCATTTGCCGAAGCCGTCAGGCTGGCGGCAAAGCGCAAGGAAAAGCGTACGCCCGTCGGGCGAGATGGAGATCGCACCCTGGGATTCCGGCGTGTTGATGACCTCGGAGAGGTACACGGGCTTTTCCCAGTCGCGTTCGATGTGGTTGACGCGATACACGTCATCCCAGTAATCCTGACGCTTGGGATTGGGACGACGGGAAGTGAAAAACAGTGTTCCGTTCGCAGTTACCGCCGGGGCGTAATCGTCCCACGCGGAATTAACATTTTCGCCGACGTTTTCCACAACACCGCCCGTAACCAATGCGATGTCGGCAGGCTCCGTACCGGAGCAGCCGCTCAGCAGAACCGCGACAAAAATGAGGCTAGTAATATAAGATGCGTACCGTTGCATGTAATCCAAACCCGCAATAGTGAGGGGGAATCGTGAATTGGAGATTAGAAGGCCTCGTACTTGAGCCCGATGGAGAACTGGACTGACATCACCTTCCAATCATCGAGGGCGATATCACGACCCCTGTCCGTTACGATGTCCGTGACTTTCGTCAGCGGATACCCGACACGGATTTCAGGGTTGATGTACCAGCGCGGTCGGACGATATAATCGTAGCCGAAACCGACCATCGCTTCGAGTCGAAGCGTTCCGTCGAATTCGCCAGTGGATACTTCACGACGCGTATCCAGCAGCTCACGATACGACAGCTCCGCATCAACGATTTCCTGATCATGACGAATGTTCGCGGCCATGGGAATACCGACGGCGGGACCCGCAAAAACGTACCAGCGGGCGAGACGCGGCTGCCAGCGGGCATAGAGTCCGACAGTCAGGTACGAGAGTGACACATCACCGATTTCCTCATACGTCACCGGATCGACCCGAACCTGAGACCCTGTGGAGATCGGCGTGTCGATGTCACGCTCATAGGATTCCATGGTGTGCTTGTTGTCATAAAAGATTTTTGCCATGACAGCCCAGGATGGTGACCAGGCGTACGTAATGTCCGCTCCGATCTGGGCGCCGATGTTCGCGAGGTTGAAACCGCCTTCGAAATTACAATCGCAATCGGTTCTGAACTCCCCCATGTTCGTGTTGTGATTCAACCCCAGAAAGCCGCTGACAAACACACGAGAGACGTCAGGGCTGTAGACGGTCTGTGCCATGCCAGCGCTTGACATGACCAGCAGGCTTGCGATCACAAAACAAGATCGCAGAAAGGGTAATCTCATAAGCACACCTGATATCAATGACCAATAAAAAAAAGACCTATTTACACGAAATATTGTATTAACAATACCGGACCGGAAAACAAAAGAGCGAACAGCTACGTAAATGAGCGAGCCGAATTCCCAGAAATCGTTGAAAACAGCCAACTTATGTGAAAAATATTCACACAAGAATATACGAATAATGATTTTAATGTCAATGACTTTCCCGACCCGTAACGGGGAAATATCAATGATGGGAATCCCATGTCTGTTGTGTTGAAGGGCATCAGACTCAGAGTAGCTTGTGCTGAGTGATCAGCTGTTGTTCCGCTTTGCGCCAGATCTTCTGGCAGGGAAAAGCGTTGGAATATAATGCTTCGTCCAGAATTATGGAATCGATTTTCCGGGGATAGAGGTTTTGCAGCAGTTTGAGATCCTTGTACTCCCGGACGGAGCCATTCAGCGTGACTGATAAGTTAGTCCTTTCAGCAAGCGAATGCAAGAAATCCGCGAAAGCTCCGGGCAGCGAAATCTGCATACTTGTTTCGGTAACGACGATACGCTGCAGACCCTGCTGTTTCCAGGCTGCGGCCATATCGGTAAACTGCTGCGCCGTGACGGAACCGCCGGAAATTATCTCCCTGCCGTCGAAGGAAAGATTCACGACGATCTTTCTCGGTCCGAATCGGGAGAGCAGGTTCTGCAGATCGAGTCCGTCACGGAGCTGCGCGACAGGAACGACCATGCGCGATGCGCCTGCTTCTTCGAGAACGGCGGCGATGTCGTCTTCCCCGCTGATTGCGGAGGAGAACTGAATGGGAATGTCCACGGCATCGACGACTGCCCGCAGTACGGAGATTTGCTTTGGGCGATCTTCTCCAGGCATGTCAAGACCGGCCACGTGCAGCGCCTTCGCATTTTCCCCACGCCAGAGTCGTGCGACATCCGCCGGATGCAGCGGATACTTTCCTTCTGTTCCGGCTTCGCCTTCGGCGGTGCGGGTACAACGTCCCTTGCGGATATGGAGTGCGGGAATAATGAGCATGCGTGCCGGTGCTCGTCAGTTGTCCAGTGTCGTGGGAGAATACGGTTCTATACGATCTTCAGTGTAGGCCTTCTGCGTCCACCAGAAGTTTTTTGCCTGCTCCGGAGCCAGTTCCTTGAGCTCGTCAGGGGGCTCGACATACATGCGCACATTGACATCCGTGCGAAGATTTCTGCGCTGCATGCGACCGTGCAACATATTGAACACCGTAATACCCCCTGCGGTTACATCGAAGGTGTCCATTGTTGCCATCCCCTGACCGGTATCGAAGGTTTTATCGCCTGTATAGCGTGAGCTGATATGCACTGCGATGTGCGCAACACGCCCTTTCGGCGAACTCACGATGTCCTTGACGGTATAGCGGGCGACATCTTCTTTCGCAAGATAGCCGAGCGTTTCGGGACGTACAATCTGCCAGGTCGAATCTTTTGCGACCGGGTGATCGGCAAGTTTCTGAAAGGCAAGCTGAAGGACCGCCTTCAGCTTGGCCACCGAAATCGCCTGCTTTATGCTTTCAATATCACTTTTTCTTGTCGTACCGTAATCATCGCGGAGATAATTTTTCACCACGCTGTCAAGCTTGCTGACGCTGCTGATCCGGCCATCCGGATCCACCGTGATCTCGAATGGTGCATCCACGGGAGCGTTGTGTTCGGCGAAGCGCTTTTCGACCTCGTAGCTGTTGTCCGCGTCCGAATCATAGTCGAGTTCGTTTTTGCCGTCCGGTGCCTCATAGCTTCCATGAAAGGTCACTCTGTCACAGGTAACACGCAGTCGCCCACCTCCGCCTTCCGCGGCCTCCAGTACCTCGAAGCGATACCAGTGGCGAATTTCCTGCCGGTTCTTTTCCGCGACGGAGTCCTTGTAGAGATTCACCTGCTGCAGCGAGGTGAACGCGTAACCGAACCTGTCTCCACGAGTGAAATGGTAGGTGAGCGAAACAGGCGCATCGAGAGCGATGGAAGCGCCTCTGTCATCTGCTGTCAGCATCTGTTCGCTTTCATCGCCGCCGCTGTCGGTGACGGATTTCACATCCATCTCGGCTTTTTTGTTTTCCTGCCCACAGCTGCAGAGAAGCATGGGAAACAGTACGAGAAGCAGCGCATTCCTCAACAGCATGGAAGTAAGCCTCGTGGATATGATTAGTGGTACAGGAGGTACGGCAGACTGACGCGGCGAAACGTTGCGATGTCTTCATCGATTGCCCCCCGCAGTGTCGCAGACAATGTTGTGCAAGGGCGAGCGATACCGGTCAATAGGGAAAGATACGACGTACAGCGCACTTTTCCATGATGCAGATGCCGTAGGACACGAAGAATTTCCACACCGCATCGCCATGCCGGAAAGCTGCGCGCATCCGTTATCTGCAGGCGAATGCCGCCGCAGCGTTCCCCTTCGTAACGGGGGTGGCGTGCTCCGGGACGAGACTCCGGTGTGAACGTTTCCTCCGAGAAACGTACGCCCGGCAGATGAAGTCCATTCAGCGCCGCGACTGCAGCGGCCCCGTCAACAAATGGGGCGCCGATGAGCAGGAACGGAATTGCGGTACCGCGACCCTCTGAAATGTTGCTGCCTTCAAACAGACAGGTGCCCACGTAGGCAAGCGCCGCCTCGGGCGAAATGATGTTGGGAGAGGGACGACGCCAGGGCAGACCTGTATCTTCGTAAACCATTTCCCGCTTCCATCCACGCATTGGGACGACGGTACAGAAAGGACGCACGCCACCACGCAGCCATCCCTCCCCAATGGCCATGCGCGCCAGTTCTCCTGCTGTCATCCCATGACGCACGGGAACGGGAAGATACGACACAAAGCTCTGCAGACTGTCGTCGCGGATGGGACCTTCCACCTGCACGCCACCAAGGGGATTGGGGCGGTCGAGTACAACAACCCTCGTACCCGTCTTCGCCGCTTCCTCGAGACAGAACATCATGGTCGTGATATAGGTATAGTATCGCGCGCCGACATCCTGCAAATCCATCAGCAGCACGTCGATACCGGAAAGCATTTCGTGTGTGGGACGCCGCGTATTCCCGTAAAGGGAGTATTGAGGAATGTCACCAATGCGGCCTGAAGAGACATGCAATCCCGCATCCGCACTTCCGGTGAAACCGTGCTCCGGTGTGAACACTGCTGCAAGTTCCACGGCATCGAGCTGGCGAAGGGTGTCGAATAACGCGACGCCGTTCGAAAGAAGCGACGTATGGTTGCACAGCAATCCCACCCTCTTGCCGTTGATCAAATGCAGTGAATCCGAAAGCAGCACTTCACATCCGAGCTTCACCGCAGGCGTAGGTCCCGCTGACATATCCCGTGGCAATGTGCCCCGCGCCATCCCGGTCCGGGGAAGCATCAGCATGCAGACGAGAAGCATGGTGAATGGAAGCGGGAAATACACCCTCCACCGGGAAACGGAATGCAGCATCACTTCTGCTCCCGCATACTGCGCAAGAGGCTCCATGTTGCAAGTGTCATGCCATCCCAGATGCGCCCGTCTTTCACCATCGCCGGAAATTCCTCGCTGCGCAAGGTGAGGATTTCAAATTCTTCGGTTTCATCAGGCGCTGCTGCACAGGCACGCAGTCCGCGGGCGAGATACACACTGCAGAGCTCGTCAGTCACGCCGTTGAAAGGATTGAATTGCCCGATCTCCTGCAGCTCGGCAGCCTCAAGCCCGGCTTCCTCCCGTAATTCCGCCCTTGCGGCCTGTTCCCTCCCCTGTCCCTCTTTGACACCCCCGGCCGGAAACTCCACACTCTCCCGATCGTTGAGGTAGCGATACTGCCGCACGAGCACGATGCGGCCATCCTCATGCTCGGGAATGACCATCACCGATCCGGGGGTGTGCACGAAATGATACTCCCCCCGGGATCCCGAGGGGAGTGTCACATCATCACGCCGGTATTCCCACCAGGGATTTCGCAGAAGGACTTCCCCGGCGCGCCGTGTCCAGCGTCCGAGAGACATCAGGCCTGATCGATCAGATCGCGTCCGGCAAAGAAATATCCGATCTCGATCGCGGCATTTTCATCGCTGTCGGATCCATGGACAATGTTCTCGCCCTTGCTGTCGGCATACAGCTTGCGCACGGTGCCATCTGCCGCCTCTGCGGGATCGGTGGCGCCGATGAGCGTGCGGAAGTCCGCAACGGCGTTGTCTTTCTCGAGAACGATGGGGACGCAGGGACCGGAAGACATGAAGGCAACGAGGTCGTTGAAGAAGGGGCGCTCGCGGTGCACTTCATAGAACCCGCCGGCGGTTTCAGCCGTCAGCCACACCATGCGCATGCCGCGTACGCGGAATCCGGCTTCGGTGATCTGCTTGATGACATCGCCGATCAGGTTTTTCCTGACGCAGTCGGGCTTGAGAATTGCAAGTGTTCGTTCCAAAGTATGTGTTCCTGTGTATGGTGAGTAAATGAAGTGATGTGTTCGTTTGTCGAAAAATAACGGGATCAGCGCGCTCTGCGCAAACGTGAGGGACGCCAGCCGCTGAGCACGGTGATGCCGGCGATGATTGCGGCCATGCCGAGGAAGGAGTAAATGGTCAGCGACTCGCCGAGCAGCAGCGAATACATGGTGGAAAGAAATATCACGAAGTAGTTCACGACCGTCGCCCGCGCAGCGCGCTCCAGCCGCAATCCCTTTGTCATCGAGACCTGCGCGATCTGTGTCGTCACACCAACACCGAGCAGAATCAACCACTCCATGCCGACGGGCATGCGCCAGCTCGTCGCAGCGAGCGGGGCGGCCAGGATAACAGCGATGAGAGGGAAATACATGACAATCGTCAACGGGTCCTCACCCTCCATACCGAGCTTACGCACAATGTTGTAGGCAAGTCCGCTGCACATGGCGCCTC
Protein-coding sequences here:
- a CDS encoding DUF1343 domain-containing protein; translation: MLHSVSRWRVYFPLPFTMLLVCMLMLPRTGMARGTLPRDMSAGPTPAVKLGCEVLLSDSLHLINGKRVGLLCNHTSLLSNGVALFDTLRQLDAVELAAVFTPEHGFTGSADAGLHVSSGRIGDIPQYSLYGNTRRPTHEMLSGIDVLLMDLQDVGARYYTYITTMMFCLEEAAKTGTRVVVLDRPNPLGGVQVEGPIRDDSLQSFVSYLPVPVRHGMTAGELARMAIGEGWLRGGVRPFCTVVPMRGWKREMVYEDTGLPWRRPSPNIISPEAALAYVGTCLFEGSNISEGRGTAIPFLLIGAPFVDGAAAVAALNGLHLPGVRFSEETFTPESRPGARHPRYEGERCGGIRLQITDARSFPAWRCGVEILRVLRHLHHGKVRCTSYLSLLTGIARPCTTLSATLRGAIDEDIATFRRVSLPYLLYH
- the ndk gene encoding nucleoside-diphosphate kinase, with protein sequence MERTLAILKPDCVRKNLIGDVIKQITEAGFRVRGMRMVWLTAETAGGFYEVHRERPFFNDLVAFMSSGPCVPIVLEKDNAVADFRTLIGATDPAEAADGTVRKLYADSKGENIVHGSDSDENAAIEIGYFFAGRDLIDQA
- a CDS encoding PorT family protein, with protein sequence MRLPFLRSCFVIASLLVMSSAGMAQTVYSPDVSRVFVSGFLGLNHNTNMGEFRTDCDCNFEGGFNLANIGAQIGADITYAWSPSWAVMAKIFYDNKHTMESYERDIDTPISTGSQVRVDPVTYEEIGDVSLSYLTVGLYARWQPRLARWYVFAGPAVGIPMAANIRHDQEIVDAELSYRELLDTRREVSTGEFDGTLRLEAMVGFGYDYIVRPRWYINPEIRVGYPLTKVTDIVTDRGRDIALDDWKVMSVQFSIGLKYEAF
- a CDS encoding OmpA family protein, whose product is MQRYASYITSLIFVAVLLSGCSGTEPADIALVTGGVVENVGENVNSAWDDYAPAVTANGTLFFTSRRPNPKRQDYWDDVYRVNHIERDWEKPVYLSEVINTPESQGAISISPDGRTLFLALCRQPDGFGKCDIYMAEWNDRGTEWSSARNLDNPEGKDLRMEPVVDNFDQINTTYWESQPSIAPDGRTLYFASDRPGGYGGTDLWMSRRQLDGTWGRPVNLGPDVNTKGEERTPSIAFDGRTLYYSSDGFPDGENSKAAGGMDLYVTRNQGSRWSRPMNLGYPINSVNDDVFISSTLSGDTLYFASNRPGGYGEFDLYLLLDPPFPPDAVVNIFGVVTDIETGQPLASTPITIEDYGTGEIINKFQSLESGQYQFIVPAGREYRISAEQKGYIFKSEVFEVPELTTYRRLEKNIALEPIPPIITVPPKTNLTVLFDFDKATLRPESKPELERAIRFILQNPGRRFEISAHTDALGTEEYNLDLSERRAAAVKTYLVENGVPEDIIISKGYGESQPIDDNETPQGRQRNRRVELTVIE
- a CDS encoding NUDIX hydrolase; its protein translation is MSLGRWTRRAGEVLLRNPWWEYRRDDVTLPSGSRGEYHFVHTPGSVMVIPEHEDGRIVLVRQYRYLNDRESVEFPAGGVKEGQGREQAARAELREEAGLEAAELQEIGQFNPFNGVTDELCSVYLARGLRACAAAPDETEEFEILTLRSEEFPAMVKDGRIWDGMTLATWSLLRSMREQK
- a CDS encoding VWA domain-containing protein, translated to MNTMVTAVRTMRSWSFIILLAAFFGLSQTAEAQPNLNFKRITVNWPTIELYFSVGCNGNPAYNMAKQDFKIFENGVEVKDFTLWCPDPTVRCAISVALVFDASGSMSGAGNAGAKAAGRAFVDLMDGVLDEATIIWFNTAVNIAQQMTTLKPLLYSAVDGLPAGGGTAVWDGCYAGIIELINNGVNQCRAVIVMTDGGDNSSTRTPAEIISLANRNRIRVFTIGLGTSINATELEMIALLTGGRYYQTPNAGQLAAIYQEISTIIFQGFQECVITYERDCADGGMRTVELQLVNFCGGTDVKTK